The proteins below come from a single Desulfovibrio inopinatus DSM 10711 genomic window:
- a CDS encoding response regulator, with the protein MDVPTVLIIDDDETNRKLISRLLVRNGFEVQTASSGQGGLEILANVPVSVVLLDIVMPKEHGLDILQRIKDNPALRHIPVVMLSIVEHEKTRNQAFALGACRFMEKPYNLREILSVLREVLDEHPCRGTSSA; encoded by the coding sequence ATGGATGTCCCCACAGTATTGATAATTGATGACGACGAAACCAACCGGAAACTCATTTCACGTCTCTTGGTGCGCAATGGTTTCGAGGTGCAAACAGCATCTTCAGGACAAGGCGGTCTTGAGATTTTGGCGAACGTCCCTGTTTCCGTCGTTTTGCTTGATATCGTGATGCCCAAAGAGCACGGGCTCGATATTTTGCAGCGTATCAAAGACAACCCTGCTTTACGTCATATTCCAGTTGTTATGCTTTCCATTGTCGAACATGAAAAGACACGAAATCAGGCTTTTGCTCTCGGCGCATGCCGATTCATGGAGAAACCCTACAATCTGCGTGAAATCTTATCGGTTTTACGTGAAGTCCTCGACGAACATCCTTGTCGAGGCACCTCATCTGCATGA
- the malQ gene encoding 4-alpha-glucanotransferase — protein MNIRASGVLLHITSLPSRFGVGDMGPQARHFADLLADAGQLYWQILPLGPTSPALGNSPYAGFTAFAGNPLLISLEDLVTDGLLSISDIGADPPARPDRVDYEAELARKSRLLGKAYANAASSLETHDAFQAFCREHAEWLDDWTLFVSLKEHYNGLPWHVWAVPHRDRHDDAIATWREEAAERIQGEAFAQFLFFQQWNRLRDYCRARCLRFIGDLPIYVSQDSADVWTHPHLFKLGANKRPTVVAGVPPDYFSATGQRWGNPVYDWPANKAEGYGWWTRRVAHNLTLYDAVRIDHFRGFAAYWEISAHEETAIHGTWVDGPGAELFELLSRRISSLPIIAEDLGVITADVRELKNSFNLPGMKILQFAFGDEKPKHIPYLHDTNCIVYTGTHDNNTARGWFESEASLDERESFATYLGHWPESEDIHRIFMRMAMQSVANTVIIPMQDILGLDSACRMNKPSTLSKNWEWRLTRDAAVPETLKELAEMTRFFDRAPLLVGHDTGELPKG, from the coding sequence ATGAATATTCGCGCCAGTGGCGTTTTGCTTCATATCACGTCCCTTCCATCCCGCTTCGGTGTTGGCGATATGGGACCGCAAGCGAGGCATTTCGCCGATCTTTTGGCCGATGCCGGCCAGTTGTACTGGCAAATTTTGCCTCTTGGTCCCACGTCGCCTGCACTTGGCAATTCCCCCTATGCCGGGTTTACCGCTTTTGCTGGCAATCCACTGCTTATTAGCCTTGAAGACCTTGTCACTGATGGGCTGCTTTCCATTTCCGATATCGGGGCTGATCCACCCGCTCGACCGGATCGTGTCGATTATGAAGCCGAGCTTGCCAGGAAAAGTCGTCTTCTCGGCAAGGCGTATGCCAACGCGGCATCAAGTTTGGAGACACATGATGCATTTCAAGCGTTTTGTCGGGAACATGCTGAATGGCTCGATGACTGGACGCTGTTTGTTTCGCTCAAAGAACATTATAACGGCTTGCCCTGGCATGTTTGGGCCGTTCCGCATCGCGATCGGCACGATGATGCCATTGCGACATGGCGCGAAGAAGCAGCGGAGCGAATTCAGGGGGAGGCCTTTGCCCAATTTTTGTTCTTTCAGCAATGGAATCGATTGCGTGACTATTGTCGCGCACGATGCCTGCGTTTTATAGGCGATCTGCCTATTTATGTATCCCAGGATAGTGCTGATGTCTGGACACACCCGCACCTGTTCAAGCTTGGCGCAAACAAACGACCGACTGTCGTCGCCGGTGTACCGCCCGATTATTTCAGCGCCACCGGCCAACGATGGGGGAACCCTGTCTATGACTGGCCGGCGAACAAAGCCGAAGGCTATGGTTGGTGGACCCGGCGCGTAGCCCATAACCTTACCTTGTATGATGCAGTTCGAATCGATCATTTTCGCGGTTTTGCCGCCTATTGGGAAATTTCGGCGCATGAAGAAACCGCTATTCATGGAACGTGGGTTGACGGTCCGGGGGCGGAACTCTTTGAACTGCTTTCCAGGCGTATTTCTTCCTTGCCGATTATTGCCGAGGATCTTGGCGTCATTACGGCCGATGTGCGGGAATTGAAAAATAGCTTCAACCTTCCAGGGATGAAGATTCTCCAGTTTGCTTTCGGCGATGAAAAACCAAAGCATATTCCCTATCTTCATGATACAAACTGTATTGTCTACACGGGAACACACGATAACAATACTGCACGCGGATGGTTTGAAAGCGAAGCATCACTGGATGAGCGAGAATCTTTTGCAACATATCTCGGACACTGGCCGGAGTCTGAAGATATACACCGTATCTTTATGCGTATGGCTATGCAAAGTGTAGCAAATACGGTTATTATCCCTATGCAAGACATTCTTGGATTGGACAGCGCCTGTCGTATGAACAAGCCTTCCACCTTGTCCAAGAATTGGGAATGGAGGCTGACACGCGATGCTGCAGTGCCGGAAACATTGAAAGAGCTTGCCGAAATGACGCGTTTTTTTGATAGAGCCCCGCTCCTTGTCGGACACGACACGGGAGAACTGCCGAAAGGGTGA
- a CDS encoding PAS domain-containing hybrid sensor histidine kinase/response regulator, translated as MQKKIYDILRQKAERILDEQGDSTQAADMEIKTLIEEFNINKIELEVQNEELREARDRLESSERYMRNLFASAPVGFAVLGPSGVIREINTEGVHCLGLSKDFLLGQRIQSFVPPEHLHEFTSVFKGLGPNKTTGSIELMLRTHTGNSFWVRMNFIYDEYGGSPFVLCAMVDLNEKRMAEEAMRNINQELETTVTLRTRELAEINSQLQREVDERRAAQEVAEQANRAKSQFLANISHEIRTPLNGNLGMIQLALLSCNMPEEKEFLEQAYKCGQELLSLINALLDFSKMEQGKIEIAAQPFSLLNLINEVTSQLHAATEPKGLVIKHYIDPGLPDRLVGDEGRLRQVIRNLLENACKFTEVGFIRLEASLLRLDATEQTATVAISIEDTGIGFNPDSLELILKPFTQLEDEYTRKYPGTGLGLSIVKTLLDSMQGKLSVTSTPGQGSRFTFTLTMPLAQEQSPSRRSMRMEPPIHEFVPPLQVLVVEDNPVNSQVIVNMVSTLGHAAQIATSAEDAQAALKQTPYDVVLMDIQLPWTNGTEITRRLRKGELGEINRNIPIIAVTAHAMKGDKEHFLASGMNDYLAKPVDLESLRLALESLDRKP; from the coding sequence ATGCAGAAGAAGATATATGATATATTACGCCAAAAAGCAGAACGTATCCTTGATGAACAAGGTGACTCCACACAGGCTGCTGATATGGAGATTAAGACACTCATTGAAGAATTCAATATCAACAAAATTGAACTCGAAGTGCAAAATGAGGAATTGCGTGAAGCTCGCGATCGGCTCGAATCGTCGGAGCGCTACATGCGAAATTTGTTTGCAAGCGCACCTGTGGGGTTTGCCGTGCTTGGTCCGTCCGGCGTTATACGTGAAATCAACACGGAAGGAGTCCACTGTCTTGGCTTGAGCAAGGATTTTCTACTCGGTCAGCGGATACAGTCCTTTGTTCCGCCCGAGCATCTGCATGAATTCACTTCCGTATTCAAAGGACTTGGGCCGAATAAAACGACTGGAAGCATTGAGCTGATGCTGCGTACGCACACGGGCAACTCGTTTTGGGTTCGTATGAATTTTATTTATGACGAATATGGAGGAAGTCCGTTTGTTTTGTGCGCGATGGTCGATCTGAATGAGAAACGCATGGCTGAAGAGGCTATGCGAAATATCAATCAAGAACTCGAAACGACCGTGACGTTGCGAACACGAGAACTCGCCGAAATCAACAGCCAACTTCAACGAGAAGTCGATGAGCGCCGCGCTGCACAAGAAGTGGCGGAACAGGCCAATCGAGCCAAGAGTCAATTTTTGGCTAATATCAGCCATGAAATTCGTACGCCTTTAAATGGCAATCTCGGCATGATTCAACTTGCGTTGTTGAGTTGCAATATGCCGGAAGAAAAAGAATTTTTGGAGCAGGCATATAAGTGCGGTCAGGAGCTGCTGAGTTTGATTAATGCATTGCTCGATTTTTCAAAAATGGAGCAGGGAAAAATCGAAATTGCGGCACAGCCCTTTTCGTTATTAAATTTGATTAATGAAGTGACCAGTCAATTGCATGCTGCCACTGAACCAAAAGGCCTTGTTATCAAACACTATATCGATCCCGGGCTCCCCGATCGTCTTGTCGGCGATGAGGGGAGGTTACGGCAAGTGATACGCAATCTTCTCGAAAACGCATGCAAATTTACGGAAGTGGGCTTTATCCGTCTGGAAGCTTCGCTCCTTCGCCTCGACGCAACCGAGCAAACGGCCACCGTGGCGATTTCTATTGAAGACACAGGTATTGGTTTTAATCCTGATTCTCTAGAACTTATACTCAAACCATTCACTCAACTCGAAGATGAGTATACGCGAAAATATCCAGGGACCGGGCTTGGATTGTCTATTGTCAAGACGCTTTTGGATTCTATGCAAGGAAAATTGTCGGTAACAAGCACCCCAGGACAAGGCTCTCGTTTTACCTTTACGCTCACGATGCCGTTGGCTCAAGAGCAATCGCCAAGTCGTCGCTCTATGAGAATGGAGCCCCCAATACACGAATTCGTTCCACCTTTGCAGGTGCTTGTGGTTGAAGATAACCCTGTGAACAGCCAAGTTATAGTCAATATGGTCTCTACACTTGGCCATGCTGCCCAAATAGCCACAAGCGCTGAAGATGCACAGGCGGCCCTCAAGCAAACTCCATACGATGTCGTCCTTATGGATATTCAGCTTCCCTGGACCAATGGAACTGAAATAACGCGACGACTCAGAAAAGGGGAGCTTGGGGAAATCAATCGAAATATTCCCATCATTGCTGTAACTGCGCATGCCATGAAGGGCGACAAAGAACATTTTCTTGCTTCGGGAATGAACGATTATCTTGCCAAGCCTGTCGATCTGGAAAGTCTGAGGTTGGCCCTTGAAAGCCTGGACAGGAAACCGTAA
- the ldhH gene encoding L-lactate dehydrogenase (quinone) large subunit LdhH, which translates to MQHADNLKDYKSECESALHNAFLRKTLDNFATAYRTGRQNAFAGLDIQKLVDDVAVLKDAAAAHMDELYETFKARAESIGVHVHLAKTADEANAIIARIAKDNDCKTVIKAKSMTAEETLLNHALERQGLIVTESDLGEWIIQLRHEGPTHMVMPAIHLSRQQVAELFTKVTGSTQDTDIDRLVKVARRELRAKFVQADMGISGANFAIAKTATLGTVTNEGNLRLTTTLPRVHVALVGLEKLVPTMEDALKILRVLPRNATGQAITSYVTWITGRNLCKDEQLPDKKKIMHVVFLDNGRRALAKDPLFSQVLRCVRCGACANVCPLYRLVGGHNYGHIYIGAIGLILTYFMHGPEKAKNIVQNCINCGACGDVCAAGIDLPRLIKEVQARLFDESGHPLQNALIGKVMQNRKLFHGILRTIQKVQGPLVDGKTHFLRHLPLAFTQKQDFRALPAIAATPFRDRFPVIQPWSETPKSKAAIFTGCAHDFIYPEQAEAAVKVMGEAEARLTLPEDQTCCGLPLLMTGEKEAFRRVAIQNIEAFEKDDADHIVTMCASCASCLKHNYTKHFETDPVLSVKAQDFAAKVIDFPSYLVHVLGLTADDFTPSGETVTYHHPCHLCRGMGVVQEPLDVLRIAGYEVAELPESTVCCGFGGSYSVKFPELSKELLTNKINHAKETQAEYLATDCPGCVLQIRGGAVKQHADIQVKHLAELLVERIKKK; encoded by the coding sequence ATGCAACACGCCGATAATTTGAAAGATTACAAGAGCGAGTGCGAAAGCGCTTTGCATAATGCGTTTTTGCGCAAAACGCTTGATAATTTTGCCACAGCGTACCGTACCGGTCGTCAAAACGCCTTTGCCGGGCTCGATATTCAGAAACTCGTCGATGACGTTGCCGTTTTGAAAGATGCTGCGGCCGCTCATATGGACGAGTTGTATGAAACCTTCAAAGCACGCGCAGAATCCATTGGCGTACATGTCCATCTTGCCAAGACGGCAGATGAGGCCAACGCCATTATTGCCCGCATCGCCAAAGACAACGACTGTAAAACCGTCATCAAAGCCAAGTCCATGACGGCTGAAGAGACTTTGCTTAACCATGCTCTGGAGCGGCAAGGGTTGATCGTTACCGAATCCGATCTCGGCGAATGGATTATCCAATTGCGCCACGAAGGGCCGACGCACATGGTCATGCCGGCCATCCATCTTTCCCGGCAACAAGTGGCGGAGCTGTTTACGAAGGTCACGGGGAGTACTCAGGACACGGATATCGATCGTCTTGTCAAAGTGGCGCGCCGTGAGTTGCGCGCCAAGTTTGTGCAGGCCGATATGGGGATTTCCGGGGCTAACTTTGCCATTGCCAAGACGGCCACGTTAGGCACGGTGACCAACGAAGGGAATTTACGCCTGACAACCACCTTGCCGCGCGTGCACGTCGCTTTGGTTGGATTGGAAAAACTCGTTCCAACCATGGAAGATGCACTCAAAATTTTGCGCGTTCTGCCCAGGAATGCCACAGGCCAGGCCATTACCTCCTATGTGACCTGGATCACCGGGAGAAACCTGTGCAAAGACGAACAGTTGCCCGACAAGAAAAAGATTATGCATGTCGTGTTTCTCGACAATGGTCGTCGTGCGCTGGCGAAAGATCCGTTGTTCTCCCAGGTTTTGCGGTGCGTACGGTGTGGAGCCTGCGCCAATGTTTGTCCGCTGTATCGCCTTGTTGGCGGGCACAACTATGGGCATATCTACATCGGCGCCATTGGATTGATTCTGACGTATTTCATGCATGGCCCGGAAAAAGCTAAGAATATCGTGCAGAACTGTATCAACTGCGGTGCCTGCGGCGACGTCTGCGCAGCCGGTATCGACTTGCCGCGGCTTATCAAGGAAGTTCAAGCGCGTCTCTTCGATGAATCCGGACATCCCTTGCAAAATGCCCTTATCGGCAAGGTCATGCAGAACCGCAAATTGTTTCACGGTATTTTGCGGACGATCCAAAAAGTGCAAGGCCCTCTGGTCGATGGAAAAACACATTTCTTGCGCCACTTGCCTTTAGCCTTCACCCAAAAGCAAGACTTCCGCGCATTGCCGGCTATTGCCGCGACACCGTTCCGTGATCGGTTTCCCGTCATTCAACCCTGGTCGGAAACGCCAAAATCCAAAGCGGCTATTTTTACGGGATGTGCGCATGATTTTATCTATCCCGAACAGGCCGAGGCTGCGGTCAAGGTGATGGGGGAAGCCGAAGCCCGACTGACCTTGCCGGAGGATCAGACCTGTTGTGGCCTGCCTCTGCTTATGACCGGGGAAAAGGAAGCTTTCCGCCGTGTCGCTATTCAAAATATCGAAGCGTTTGAAAAGGATGATGCCGATCACATTGTGACGATGTGTGCGTCCTGCGCCTCCTGCCTCAAACATAATTATACCAAGCATTTCGAGACCGATCCTGTCCTCTCTGTCAAAGCCCAGGATTTCGCGGCCAAGGTGATCGACTTCCCGTCGTACCTTGTGCACGTTCTTGGACTGACCGCCGACGACTTCACCCCCTCGGGCGAGACCGTCACCTACCATCATCCTTGTCACCTCTGTCGTGGCATGGGTGTGGTTCAGGAGCCGCTCGATGTGTTGCGCATTGCTGGATACGAGGTTGCCGAACTTCCCGAGTCAACGGTCTGTTGTGGATTCGGGGGCAGTTATTCGGTCAAGTTTCCGGAATTGTCCAAAGAGTTGCTGACAAACAAGATCAATCACGCCAAGGAAACGCAGGCAGAATACCTGGCAACAGACTGTCCCGGTTGTGTTCTGCAAATCCGTGGTGGAGCTGTGAAACAACATGCCGATATTCAGGTCAAGCATCTCGCTGAACTGCTTGTTGAGCGGATAAAGAAGAAATAA
- a CDS encoding lactate utilization protein has protein sequence MTTTTALKETFIQKAEAVSAIVKVIGSPDEAYAYALDICEAKEACQLLVSGCEEGLSEPAADLCQTKPGKIIAAPGLDAEQFELFQALCQDRGVTLLSSGMRKYLGGVDIGLTFAKFGIAETGSLVINSNSEEVRLATMVSEIHIAVLPMSEIRTTALDIASDLETMTSSAANYTAIITGASRTADIERVLALGVHGPLELHILLVENA, from the coding sequence ATGACCACAACAACCGCACTGAAAGAAACGTTTATCCAGAAAGCTGAAGCCGTATCCGCCATCGTCAAGGTGATTGGTTCGCCGGATGAGGCATATGCCTATGCATTGGATATTTGTGAAGCGAAAGAGGCCTGTCAGCTCCTTGTTTCAGGATGTGAAGAAGGACTTTCCGAGCCGGCAGCCGATTTGTGCCAGACCAAGCCGGGAAAAATTATTGCTGCTCCCGGACTCGACGCCGAGCAATTCGAATTGTTCCAGGCATTATGCCAAGACCGTGGTGTTACGCTTCTCTCCAGCGGTATGCGAAAATATCTTGGAGGAGTCGATATCGGACTTACATTTGCCAAGTTCGGTATTGCCGAAACCGGCTCGCTCGTTATCAATTCGAATAGCGAAGAAGTCCGGTTAGCCACCATGGTTTCAGAAATCCACATCGCGGTTTTGCCGATGTCCGAAATTCGGACCACGGCCCTTGATATTGCTTCGGACCTGGAAACGATGACCTCCTCTGCCGCGAATTATACGGCAATCATCACCGGTGCCAGTCGTACAGCCGATATTGAACGTGTTCTCGCTTTGGGGGTTCATGGGCCGCTCGAACTTCATATCCTTCTTGTGGAGAACGCTTAA
- a CDS encoding sensor histidine kinase, with product MTSTKNIMTAAVVSTALACLLTSGSILFYLHHTTLESHKKELTHLVLSSASLIKAAARLLPRDATGGPSPSDARLLQAASAIVNQSGGALTDFGDTGEFTLAERQNQDMVFLMRFRQDRMSSDSHIPFNNHLAEPMKHALAGETGTIIGPDYSGRIVVAAYTGLGSSIGLVAKMDLSEIEAPFYRIAVVAGLACLAAICLSAFVVQTRLGPLSKQMKEKIAELAAKDEALARSEQYYKDLFENNSAIKLLIDKATGSIIDANSAAEAFYGFPRETLLKKTIYDFNTMEEYAVNASMENAATSRNRHFDFTHKTAHGLRHVEVYSGKVESSFGTRLFSIIHDVTDKVEAWRNLMESERRYRTTFELSQVGIAHISLNGSWISVNQALCRLLGYERHELMQKSVTDVVFPEDRESLLALNHDLVFGPPGGCGVKRRYRAKNGQEIHAMLNAALVRDFADHPEYLIHVISDVTDLEKSRALLVQNNAKLQTAMHRLDEFAFIVSHDLREPLRGLSNYAQMLAEEYGSSLNDDARDMLETMVKLARRQEDMIMAVLHYSRVNNAEFTPGSVDLEHALDIALADLASLLERYPTTIRRNNRLPVVVGDEALLVEVFKNLIANAIKFNNKSERWVEVDGMHAESGAFVAMFGERGSGVAVLVRDNGFGIDPEFQETIFGFFKRLHGKEEYGGGSGLGLTIVKRIVERHGGRVGLLSEPGHGSTFYFTLPE from the coding sequence ATGACTTCGACAAAGAATATTATGACTGCCGCCGTGGTTTCAACGGCGTTAGCATGCCTCCTCACAAGCGGAAGCATTCTTTTTTATTTACACCACACCACTTTGGAGTCGCACAAAAAGGAATTGACGCACCTGGTCTTGAGTAGTGCCTCCCTCATCAAGGCTGCGGCCCGCCTTCTTCCTCGCGATGCTACCGGGGGACCATCCCCCTCCGATGCGCGTTTGCTCCAGGCGGCTTCGGCAATCGTGAACCAATCTGGAGGCGCGCTCACGGACTTTGGTGATACCGGAGAGTTCACTCTGGCTGAACGGCAAAATCAGGACATGGTTTTCTTGATGCGTTTTCGGCAGGATCGTATGTCAAGTGATAGTCATATTCCATTCAACAACCATTTGGCCGAACCAATGAAACACGCCCTTGCCGGCGAAACTGGTACTATTATCGGGCCGGATTACAGTGGGCGTATTGTTGTCGCCGCATATACCGGATTGGGCTCATCCATAGGACTTGTCGCCAAGATGGATCTTTCAGAGATTGAGGCGCCGTTCTATCGTATTGCCGTCGTTGCTGGGCTGGCTTGTCTGGCTGCAATTTGCCTTTCAGCTTTTGTCGTGCAGACACGGCTTGGTCCGCTTTCAAAACAAATGAAAGAAAAGATAGCTGAACTTGCAGCGAAGGATGAAGCACTTGCTCGAAGTGAACAGTATTATAAAGATTTATTCGAAAACAATTCGGCGATTAAATTGTTGATCGATAAAGCAACGGGCTCGATCATTGATGCCAATAGTGCGGCAGAGGCTTTTTACGGATTTCCACGCGAAACGTTACTGAAAAAAACAATATATGATTTCAACACGATGGAAGAGTATGCTGTCAATGCTTCCATGGAAAATGCCGCGACATCCCGGAACAGACATTTTGATTTTACCCATAAAACTGCACATGGCCTGCGTCACGTGGAGGTGTATTCCGGAAAAGTGGAATCTTCCTTTGGTACTCGACTCTTTTCTATTATTCATGACGTTACGGACAAGGTCGAAGCATGGCGCAACCTGATGGAGAGCGAACGGCGCTATCGCACTACCTTTGAGCTCTCCCAGGTCGGAATTGCACATATTAGTTTGAATGGAAGCTGGATATCGGTCAATCAAGCATTATGTCGTTTACTTGGATATGAACGCCATGAATTGATGCAAAAGAGTGTGACCGACGTCGTCTTTCCGGAAGATCGTGAAAGCCTTTTGGCTCTCAATCATGATCTTGTGTTTGGTCCTCCCGGCGGATGTGGGGTCAAAAGACGGTATCGAGCAAAAAATGGTCAGGAAATTCACGCAATGTTGAATGCTGCGTTGGTCCGTGATTTTGCCGATCATCCCGAATACCTTATACACGTTATTTCAGATGTGACCGATCTGGAGAAAAGTCGAGCACTACTTGTCCAGAACAACGCCAAGCTTCAAACCGCTATGCATCGTCTTGATGAGTTTGCGTTCATAGTCTCTCATGATCTGCGTGAACCATTACGTGGACTGAGCAATTATGCGCAGATGTTGGCAGAAGAATATGGCTCGTCGCTTAATGACGACGCCCGTGATATGCTTGAGACGATGGTGAAGCTTGCTCGTCGGCAGGAAGACATGATTATGGCTGTGCTTCACTATTCACGTGTAAACAATGCTGAATTCACCCCCGGCTCCGTTGACTTGGAACATGCTTTGGACATAGCGCTGGCCGATCTTGCGTCGCTCCTTGAACGCTATCCTACAACAATTCGGCGAAACAACCGGCTTCCTGTTGTTGTTGGAGACGAGGCGTTGCTTGTAGAAGTTTTCAAGAATCTTATTGCAAATGCTATCAAATTCAATAACAAGAGTGAGAGGTGGGTAGAAGTCGATGGTATGCATGCCGAGAGTGGTGCCTTTGTTGCGATGTTTGGAGAACGAGGGAGCGGAGTGGCCGTGCTGGTACGAGATAATGGATTCGGTATTGATCCTGAGTTTCAAGAAACTATTTTTGGATTTTTTAAACGGTTGCATGGTAAAGAAGAGTACGGTGGAGGAAGTGGCTTGGGATTGACTATCGTCAAGAGGATCGTTGAGCGTCACGGAGGTAGAGTTGGACTCCTTTCTGAACCGGGACACGGGAGTACCTTTTACTTCACGCTTCCAGAGTAA
- a CDS encoding response regulator, producing MSSESGRSANTSIVLVEDSPEDVRTVLYALKKAENTHSLQIHICGSANEALKLLEDTPSSQHLAFPALLLLDLNLPGKNGFELLQNIKGDSRLCHIPVIVFSGSDNEDDIQRSYTLGANSYIQKPSDMKRFVATVRGFLSYWLEFVRLPSRQN from the coding sequence ATGAGCTCTGAATCGGGTCGATCCGCCAATACATCGATTGTGCTTGTCGAAGATAGTCCGGAAGATGTTCGAACTGTACTCTATGCTTTGAAAAAAGCAGAGAATACGCATTCGCTTCAAATTCACATCTGTGGTTCAGCCAATGAGGCTTTGAAGTTACTCGAAGACACTCCATCTTCTCAACACCTCGCTTTCCCTGCGCTCTTGCTCCTTGATCTCAATTTACCTGGAAAAAATGGTTTCGAGTTGTTGCAGAATATTAAAGGCGATTCTCGCCTATGTCATATCCCTGTGATTGTATTTTCAGGATCGGATAATGAAGACGATATTCAGCGTTCGTATACACTTGGGGCCAATAGTTATATCCAGAAGCCAAGCGATATGAAGCGTTTTGTTGCAACAGTAAGGGGATTTCTTTCCTATTGGCTTGAATTCGTGAGGCTTCCGTCAAGACAGAATTGA
- a CDS encoding tetratricopeptide repeat protein has product MLFSRVLLGCMSVFCMVAGLVTMPNLIHAQNTENPYRVQRSHTSEPQDMLSRLRLLAETGDGDACYTLGAKYINGDGLPQDYNKGVQWLKLAAEKNNAFAQFDLARVYLVGFGEFKKNKKTAYFWANLAAAHDTLSPRELDKAMKLRNLVEDELTEDEVNSTQSAATDWLERHKANMP; this is encoded by the coding sequence ATGCTTTTCTCACGCGTGCTTCTCGGATGTATGAGTGTTTTCTGCATGGTGGCCGGATTGGTCACGATGCCGAATCTGATCCATGCACAAAATACTGAGAATCCTTACCGCGTCCAACGTTCGCACACTTCAGAACCCCAAGATATGTTGTCCCGTTTACGCTTGCTGGCCGAAACGGGGGATGGCGATGCCTGTTACACACTAGGCGCGAAGTATATCAATGGAGATGGCTTGCCGCAGGATTATAATAAAGGCGTGCAGTGGCTGAAACTGGCTGCTGAAAAAAATAATGCCTTTGCCCAATTCGATTTGGCACGAGTCTACCTCGTTGGCTTCGGGGAATTTAAGAAGAATAAAAAAACGGCCTATTTTTGGGCCAATTTAGCCGCGGCACACGATACGCTTTCCCCGCGCGAACTTGATAAGGCGATGAAACTTCGTAATCTTGTTGAAGACGAGTTGACCGAAGATGAGGTGAACTCCACGCAAAGTGCAGCCACCGACTGGTTGGAGCGGCACAAGGCCAATATGCCGTAA